A window of bacterium BMS3Abin08 contains these coding sequences:
- the napA gene encoding periplasmic nitrate reductase precursor → MRHRILAIDDDKDILRVMKANLQLHDFQVDTAVDCREAENALSETLPDLILLDLMLPDRDGIEFCIELKRQYGRSQCRFCGTGCTVMPGVKDGRVVSIKGDADSPINFGRLCMKGYSLPHIMYGNDRLTKPLVRKSDGSYSEAGWDEVLDLIADRFAGLIKKHGRDSVAWYGSGQNTTQEAFAANKLFKGIIGTANLEGNPRLCMASAVGGYLNTFGADEPAGTYDDFDQADCFFIIGSNTAENHPMLFRRVVNRKTAYPEKIKVIVADPRYTPTARYADIHLKFRPGYDMYLLNSMAHVIVQEGLVDTEYLRYCTFRKGLKTKGDFINFDAYVSFLEGYAPEKVETLVGVPASDIRKSARWFGRKGYATLSIWTMGLNQRTKGVQLNCRVSNLHLLTGKIGKPGCDSLSLTGQPNACGGTREQGGLTHILPGHRSIKNPKHRAEIAEIWGVPVEWLPKKPTGPAVNMFMRLGEGKIKAIWINTTNPGQSLPNAERYREAMKRAFTVVSDVYPTRTTELATVILPSAMWVEKEGVMGQTDRRSQFIPKLVDPPGEAMSDFRQIREVARRIARRLGRKTMYRVTDPRTGKIKGVKEVYGLGFETEQEAWNEYRLCTRGQDVDLWGVTYKKLKAHAGGIQWPCTSIDPENRGTAKRYISKGYAAGIFGSTTREYRTGYVTLYDQHMEQKGFKGPVNYYGSHPFHKGSEGKAIIRVVKAGLDFEMPDAEYPYVLNTGRVIEHWHSGTMTMRVRMLRELSPRAYVEVSPEDAESLKLTNGSKLKIVSRKGDIVLPVWVTGRAKQGMVFVPWFDENKLINFLTVDAPKSWSGAGEPDYKICAVKLMKV, encoded by the coding sequence ATGAGACACAGGATACTTGCCATAGATGACGACAAAGATATTCTCAGGGTGATGAAGGCCAACCTTCAACTCCATGACTTCCAGGTTGATACAGCCGTGGATTGCAGGGAGGCTGAGAATGCCCTTTCTGAAACCCTTCCCGACCTTATACTGCTGGACCTTATGCTGCCTGACCGTGACGGGATTGAGTTCTGCATCGAACTCAAGAGACAGTACGGAAGGTCGCAGTGCAGGTTTTGCGGCACGGGCTGTACAGTGATGCCGGGTGTCAAGGACGGCAGGGTCGTCTCGATTAAGGGTGACGCCGACAGCCCTATAAACTTTGGAAGACTATGCATGAAGGGCTACTCCCTTCCCCATATCATGTACGGCAACGACAGGCTGACCAAACCGCTTGTCAGAAAATCAGACGGCAGCTACAGTGAAGCCGGTTGGGATGAGGTCCTTGACCTTATTGCAGACAGGTTTGCCGGTCTGATCAAGAAACACGGACGCGACAGTGTTGCATGGTATGGCTCAGGCCAGAACACCACCCAGGAGGCATTCGCTGCCAACAAGCTCTTTAAGGGGATCATCGGGACAGCCAATCTCGAAGGCAACCCACGACTCTGCATGGCTTCAGCAGTGGGGGGTTATCTAAACACCTTCGGCGCAGATGAACCTGCCGGCACGTATGACGACTTCGATCAGGCTGACTGCTTCTTTATCATAGGCTCCAATACCGCCGAGAATCACCCCATGCTTTTCAGGAGGGTCGTCAACCGCAAAACCGCCTATCCGGAGAAGATAAAGGTTATAGTTGCAGATCCCCGTTATACACCAACCGCCAGATACGCAGACATCCATCTGAAATTCAGACCGGGCTATGACATGTATCTACTGAACTCCATGGCCCATGTAATCGTTCAGGAGGGTCTCGTTGATACTGAATACCTGAGATACTGCACATTCAGAAAGGGATTAAAGACAAAGGGCGATTTTATCAACTTTGATGCATACGTGAGCTTCCTCGAAGGATATGCGCCTGAGAAGGTTGAGACGCTGGTTGGAGTACCTGCCTCGGACATAAGGAAGTCAGCCAGGTGGTTCGGAAGAAAGGGGTACGCCACACTCAGCATCTGGACCATGGGACTGAATCAGAGAACAAAGGGGGTTCAGTTGAACTGCCGGGTAAGCAACCTGCATCTCCTGACCGGCAAGATAGGTAAGCCCGGGTGTGATTCCCTCTCCCTAACTGGCCAACCCAATGCCTGTGGTGGCACAAGGGAGCAGGGAGGCCTCACTCACATATTACCAGGACACCGTTCTATAAAAAACCCGAAACACAGGGCCGAGATTGCGGAGATATGGGGTGTGCCCGTAGAGTGGCTGCCCAAGAAACCTACCGGACCTGCGGTGAACATGTTCATGAGACTCGGCGAAGGAAAGATAAAGGCAATCTGGATCAACACCACCAATCCCGGCCAGAGCCTCCCAAATGCCGAAAGATACAGAGAGGCGATGAAGAGGGCATTCACCGTTGTCAGTGATGTTTACCCGACAAGAACCACTGAACTTGCAACCGTCATACTGCCCTCAGCGATGTGGGTTGAGAAGGAAGGCGTCATGGGCCAGACCGACAGGCGTTCCCAGTTTATCCCTAAGCTGGTAGACCCACCCGGCGAGGCAATGTCCGACTTCCGGCAGATAAGGGAGGTTGCCAGGAGGATAGCCAGGAGACTGGGCAGAAAGACCATGTACAGGGTGACAGACCCCCGGACGGGCAAAATCAAAGGGGTTAAGGAGGTCTATGGTCTAGGGTTTGAGACAGAACAAGAGGCATGGAACGAATACAGGCTCTGCACAAGGGGACAGGACGTAGACCTCTGGGGTGTAACGTACAAAAAACTGAAGGCCCATGCCGGAGGAATTCAGTGGCCGTGTACAAGCATAGACCCCGAAAACCGGGGCACGGCAAAGAGATACATATCAAAGGGATATGCAGCCGGGATTTTCGGCTCCACGACCCGGGAATACAGGACCGGATACGTAACCCTCTACGATCAACACATGGAGCAAAAGGGTTTTAAGGGGCCGGTCAACTACTACGGTTCACACCCGTTCCACAAGGGCTCCGAAGGCAAGGCAATCATCAGGGTCGTCAAGGCAGGGCTTGACTTTGAAATGCCTGATGCTGAATACCCTTACGTCCTCAACACCGGCAGGGTTATAGAACACTGGCACTCCGGAACCATGACCATGCGGGTGAGAATGCTGAGGGAACTCAGCCCCAGGGCCTATGTTGAGGTATCCCCCGAGGATGCGGAAAGTCTTAAGCTCACAAATGGCAGCAAGTTAAAGATAGTATCCAGAAAGGGTGATATAGTACTGCCTGTATGGGTTACCGGTAGGGCAAAGCAGGGGATGGTATTCGTCCCGTGGTTTGACGAAAACAAGCTGATAAATTTCCTGACGGTAGATGCCCCCAAGAGCTGGTCCGGGGCAGGTGAACCCGACTACAAGATCTGTGCTGTGAAGCTGATGAAGGTTTAA
- a CDS encoding tetratricopeptide repeat protein, with translation MKRIVVAIVFLTLMISFHGQLFAKGGNSIETALKAYNRGDFQRAVDLLKEQVKQRPDAGAYYLIGYGLYSLGRYNEASEFFSQAYLIDPDFTPDKHNLPRVPEKTGGLSAKKAEPAKKVAEKQKETAKKAVPAKVKREVKTGPPPTEAEVKEATKPRVSEERKQPEQKQAVQPPAATPRQAPEKAFKPATPFPQGKQQPGGLPSGLGILLLTGFYTTFFIIGILLYLFLALCLYLIAKKLSVPAPWTAWIPLVQIWTFVASAGKPWWWILLLLIPFVNYIIGIYLWMCISENLGKNKWLGLLMIVPVVNFIFFGYLAFSKSGNTYETFEADSTE, from the coding sequence ATGAAAAGGATTGTAGTTGCTATTGTGTTTTTAACACTTATGATCTCATTCCATGGCCAGCTCTTCGCCAAGGGAGGAAACAGCATTGAGACTGCTCTGAAGGCGTACAACAGGGGCGATTTTCAACGTGCTGTTGACTTGTTGAAAGAACAGGTAAAACAAAGACCCGATGCCGGGGCATACTATCTCATCGGTTACGGTCTTTACAGCCTCGGCAGGTACAACGAGGCCTCCGAATTCTTCAGTCAGGCCTATCTGATTGATCCTGACTTTACCCCTGACAAACACAACCTGCCCAGGGTCCCTGAAAAAACAGGCGGCCTGTCTGCTAAAAAAGCTGAACCGGCAAAGAAGGTCGCGGAAAAACAGAAAGAAACTGCAAAGAAAGCCGTACCGGCGAAAGTAAAGAGGGAAGTAAAGACGGGACCTCCCCCTACTGAAGCAGAAGTGAAAGAGGCAACCAAGCCCCGGGTCTCGGAAGAGCGGAAACAACCAGAACAAAAACAGGCCGTCCAACCCCCTGCCGCAACCCCCCGTCAGGCGCCGGAAAAGGCGTTCAAACCTGCAACCCCGTTCCCGCAGGGAAAGCAACAGCCCGGAGGGCTCCCTTCAGGACTTGGCATCCTCCTCCTGACAGGATTTTATACAACATTCTTCATCATAGGCATCCTCCTGTATCTGTTTCTTGCCCTCTGCCTTTACCTTATAGCGAAAAAACTCTCGGTTCCCGCCCCATGGACAGCCTGGATCCCTCTTGTTCAGATCTGGACATTTGTGGCGTCTGCCGGGAAACCCTGGTGGTGGATACTGCTTCTTCTCATACCTTTTGTCAATTATATAATCGGGATATATCTCTGGATGTGCATCTCGGAAAACCTCGGAAAGAACAAATGGCTCGGGTTACTGATGATCGTGCCTGTTGTTAACTTCATATTCTTCGGCTATCTCGCCTTTTCAAAATCCGGCAATACTTATGAGACCTTCGAGGCCGACTCGACAGAATAA
- a CDS encoding general secretion pathway protein K, which produces MINPEKFPGINREGSVLILVLLILALLIAVVTEFSYDVYTTTSGLYNWSSGVRLSELADSGADVAMEIFKENSAAISYTYPGVITVPVPLAGVDDSLRIEIVDEQARFNINSIIYPNGNDNTEAIERFRRLVSLLELDGDIVDALADWIDPDSEQRLADSEVGAKNAPFYTLEEILAVKGITEEVYRKIKPYITVYGDLAGRIDINTAGRINIMSLSGSIDSELAERVILYRDRSPLKSVTELKDVPGFKDLMNEIAGKYVVKSGYYRVRATASYGNIKRITDSVYSVTGKTKRIYYTLI; this is translated from the coding sequence ATGATAAATCCGGAGAAGTTTCCCGGCATTAACAGGGAGGGGTCGGTCCTCATACTTGTCCTCCTCATACTTGCCCTCCTCATAGCCGTTGTTACGGAGTTTTCTTATGATGTTTATACCACAACCTCGGGTCTCTACAACTGGTCTTCAGGGGTAAGGCTGTCAGAACTTGCCGATTCAGGAGCGGATGTGGCGATGGAGATATTCAAGGAAAATTCTGCCGCAATTAGTTATACTTATCCCGGCGTGATCACTGTTCCCGTTCCCCTGGCCGGAGTTGACGATTCCCTTCGGATCGAGATTGTTGATGAACAGGCGAGGTTTAATATCAACAGCATTATCTATCCCAACGGGAACGACAATACCGAGGCCATAGAGAGGTTCAGGAGGCTCGTTTCTCTGCTCGAACTCGACGGGGATATCGTTGATGCGCTTGCAGACTGGATTGACCCCGATAGTGAACAGCGCCTGGCGGATTCAGAGGTTGGTGCAAAGAATGCCCCCTTTTATACACTCGAGGAAATACTCGCAGTCAAGGGTATTACTGAAGAGGTTTACAGGAAAATAAAGCCGTATATAACCGTTTACGGGGACCTCGCGGGGAGAATAGATATCAATACCGCCGGCAGGATCAACATTATGTCGCTCTCGGGAAGTATAGATAGTGAACTCGCTGAGAGGGTTATACTCTATCGTGACCGTTCACCTCTGAAGTCGGTAACCGAATTGAAGGATGTTCCGGGGTTTAAAGACCTGATGAACGAGATCGCAGGCAAGTATGTTGTTAAGAGCGGTTATTACAGGGTGAGGGCTACCGCAAGCTACGGTAATATAAAGAGGATTACGGATTCGGTTTACAGTGTTACAGGAAAGACAAA
- the kinB_1 gene encoding alginate biosynthesis sensor protein KinB — translation MILGTVIISLLLLITLIPSIMAFILKPISRLRNAMEAYSRGEEIQPFRETEDEIGSLYRTFNEMQKTIDEHRNSLKERVEEATSQLQRTNEMLMESSRLYRELSNRKSDFISFISHELRTPLTAIQGAIDYINARTAILMNKGHPDEIKDIQQFLKVIDSNFERLKRMVKDSLNIEKIEQGRMEFHFECINIDRTIQDILLEVLPLLEKKGIRIQTEIDVEMLTYADEDRIKEVLCNLLANSIDHSPEGALIHIEGYRTGDRTVIRIEDEGPGVAPEVQKKIFEKFYKGRTGGTGLGLALCKLIIEQHGGELGVLSDGIKGSTFYFKLPAMVESDETQDTCHR, via the coding sequence ATGATCCTCGGAACGGTTATCATATCCCTCCTGCTCCTTATAACCCTCATTCCCTCCATAATGGCCTTTATACTGAAGCCGATATCCCGTTTAAGAAATGCCATGGAGGCCTATTCAAGGGGAGAGGAGATACAACCCTTCAGGGAGACTGAAGATGAAATCGGCTCTCTCTACAGGACATTCAACGAGATGCAGAAGACCATAGATGAGCACCGCAACTCCCTGAAAGAACGTGTTGAAGAGGCCACATCTCAACTGCAAAGGACCAACGAGATGCTTATGGAATCAAGCAGGCTGTACAGGGAACTCTCCAACAGGAAATCCGACTTCATATCCTTTATATCTCACGAACTCAGGACCCCCCTTACCGCCATACAGGGGGCCATAGATTACATAAATGCGAGAACTGCAATACTTATGAATAAGGGACACCCGGATGAAATCAAGGACATACAGCAGTTCCTGAAGGTAATAGATTCCAATTTTGAGCGACTCAAGAGGATGGTTAAGGATTCCCTTAACATCGAGAAGATTGAACAGGGAAGGATGGAATTCCATTTTGAATGTATAAACATTGACAGAACCATACAGGATATCCTGCTGGAGGTCCTCCCGCTCCTCGAAAAAAAAGGGATAAGGATTCAGACGGAAATTGACGTGGAGATGCTGACATATGCCGATGAAGACCGCATCAAGGAGGTACTATGTAATCTTCTTGCCAACTCGATCGATCATTCCCCTGAAGGGGCATTGATACACATCGAGGGGTATCGAACAGGTGACCGGACAGTGATACGGATAGAGGATGAGGGACCGGGGGTTGCACCTGAAGTGCAGAAAAAGATATTTGAGAAATTCTACAAGGGCAGGACCGGCGGTACGGGTCTGGGACTTGCTCTCTGCAAATTGATAATAGAGCAACACGGCGGTGAACTCGGCGTCTTAAGTGACGGCATAAAAGGCAGCACATTCTACTTTAAACTGCCGGCAATGGTGGAAAGCGATGAGACACAGGATACTTGCCATAGATGA